One stretch of Micromonospora echinospora DNA includes these proteins:
- a CDS encoding aldo/keto reductase, translated as MAPNSVPDIALNDGNSIPQLGFGVFQIEPKDTARAVGTALEVGYRHIDTAQMYGNEAEVGQALRASGLDRAEVFVTSKLNNGFHRPDDARKAFEQTLRELKFDYLDLFLIHWPLPTRYDGDFVSTWKVLEDLQREGTVRSIGVSNFQVAHLERLAAETDVVPAVNQIEAHPYLGNEEVRAYDKAHGILTEAWSPIAQGRVLDDPTVVDVAEQVGRTPAQVVLRWHVQRGDIVFPKSTTPKRIEENFAIFDFTLDDTAMERLTSLDQGEAGRTGPNPDEFDYIPS; from the coding sequence ATGGCCCCCAACAGCGTTCCGGACATCGCGCTCAACGACGGAAACTCCATCCCACAGCTCGGCTTCGGCGTCTTCCAGATCGAACCGAAGGACACCGCCCGGGCGGTCGGCACCGCGCTGGAGGTCGGCTACCGGCACATCGACACCGCCCAGATGTACGGCAACGAGGCCGAGGTGGGCCAGGCGCTGCGCGCCTCCGGGCTGGACCGCGCCGAGGTCTTCGTGACCAGCAAGCTGAACAACGGCTTCCACCGCCCGGACGACGCCCGCAAGGCGTTCGAGCAGACGCTGCGGGAACTGAAGTTCGACTACCTCGACCTGTTCCTGATCCACTGGCCGCTGCCCACCCGCTACGACGGCGACTTCGTCTCCACCTGGAAGGTGCTCGAAGACCTGCAGCGCGAGGGCACCGTACGGTCGATCGGCGTGTCCAACTTCCAGGTCGCGCACCTGGAGCGGCTGGCCGCCGAGACGGACGTGGTGCCGGCGGTCAACCAGATCGAGGCGCACCCATACCTCGGCAACGAGGAGGTGCGCGCGTACGACAAGGCGCACGGCATCCTCACCGAGGCGTGGTCGCCGATCGCCCAGGGCAGGGTGCTCGACGACCCGACGGTCGTCGACGTGGCCGAGCAGGTCGGCCGGACCCCGGCGCAGGTGGTGCTGCGCTGGCACGTGCAGCGCGGCGACATCGTGTTCCCGAAGTCGACCACCCCGAAGCGGATCGAGGAGAACTTCGCGATCTTCGACTTCACGCTCGACGACACCGCGATGGAGCGACTCACCTCGCTGGACCAGGGCGAGGCCGGCCGGACGGGCCCGAACCCGGACGAGTTCGACTACATCCCGAGCTGA
- a CDS encoding endonuclease, with the protein MNMKRVTRSRPGRMVAAVVLAVAVAIPLGVTGAASAATTLTVAQALAAQDGRTATVTGYVIGQPTAANTVLRSGFTADTAIAIADQAGETGTARMLYVQVTAAWRSTFGLLTNPSLRGRQVTATGALTAYFSHGGLKNPTAMALSGGATPSPSPTATPAPTGTPDAYYAAAAGKTGPTLRTALHGIIRVQTKLSYDQVWDALKDTDQDPANPANVILLYSGRSQSKTSNGGGANDWNREHVWAKSHGDFGTATGPGTDVHHLRPEDVSVNSLRGNKDFDAGGGTVAEAPGCYTDADSFEPRDAVKGDVARMILYMAIRYEGGDGWPDLEPNDSVSNGSAPRLGRLSKLLAWNDQDPPDAFEQRRNQRIHERWQGNRNPFVDHPEWARSIWG; encoded by the coding sequence ATGAATATGAAGCGCGTCACCCGCTCGCGACCCGGGCGGATGGTCGCGGCGGTCGTGCTCGCCGTCGCGGTCGCGATCCCGCTCGGGGTCACCGGCGCCGCCTCGGCCGCGACCACACTGACCGTGGCCCAGGCACTTGCCGCCCAGGACGGCCGGACCGCCACCGTGACCGGCTACGTCATCGGCCAGCCCACCGCCGCCAACACGGTGCTCAGGTCCGGCTTCACCGCGGACACCGCCATCGCCATCGCCGACCAGGCCGGCGAGACCGGCACAGCCCGGATGCTGTACGTGCAGGTCACGGCCGCCTGGCGGAGCACCTTCGGGCTGCTCACCAACCCGTCGCTACGCGGGCGGCAGGTGACCGCGACCGGCGCGCTGACCGCGTACTTCAGTCACGGCGGGCTGAAGAACCCGACAGCCATGGCCCTCAGCGGCGGCGCCACGCCGAGCCCTTCCCCCACCGCGACCCCGGCGCCGACCGGCACGCCCGACGCCTACTACGCGGCCGCGGCCGGCAAGACCGGGCCGACGCTGCGCACCGCGCTGCACGGCATCATCCGAGTGCAGACGAAGCTCAGCTACGACCAGGTGTGGGACGCGCTCAAGGACACCGATCAGGACCCGGCCAACCCGGCCAACGTGATCCTGCTCTACAGCGGACGCTCGCAGAGCAAGACCAGCAACGGCGGCGGCGCGAACGACTGGAACCGGGAGCACGTCTGGGCCAAGTCGCACGGCGACTTCGGCACCGCCACCGGCCCCGGCACCGACGTGCACCACCTGCGGCCGGAGGACGTGTCGGTCAACTCGCTGCGCGGCAACAAGGACTTCGACGCGGGCGGCGGCACGGTCGCCGAGGCGCCCGGCTGCTACACCGACGCCGACTCGTTCGAGCCGCGCGACGCGGTGAAGGGCGACGTGGCCCGGATGATCCTCTACATGGCGATCCGGTACGAGGGCGGCGACGGCTGGCCGGACCTGGAACCGAACGACTCGGTCTCCAACGGGTCCGCTCCCCGGCTCGGGCGGCTGTCGAAGCTGCTGGCCTGGAACGACCAGGACCCGCCGGACGCCTTCGAGCAGCGACGCAACCAGCGGATCCACGAACGCTGGCAGGGCAACCGCAACCCGTTCGTCGACCACCCGGAGTGGGCCCGGTCGATCTGGGGTTGA
- a CDS encoding DUF1697 domain-containing protein: protein MARYAALLRAVNVGVNKLAMADLRRVVTDLGHTDVKTYLQSGNVVFTSPPARAETLAEGIANRLADELGLRVPVLVRDGDELAAVAAASPYAGRQDDHTRVLVVFLSAAPAAARVRELAVPPGETMEYEVIGREAHLHFPAGGYGRTKFTAAYLEKKLGVVATARNLRSVLALRDLTAG from the coding sequence ATGGCCAGGTACGCCGCCCTGCTGCGGGCCGTCAACGTCGGGGTCAACAAGCTGGCAATGGCCGACCTGCGCCGCGTCGTCACCGACCTCGGTCACACCGACGTCAAGACGTACCTGCAGAGCGGCAACGTGGTCTTCACCAGCCCACCGGCCCGGGCGGAGACGCTTGCCGAGGGCATTGCGAACCGGCTCGCCGACGAACTCGGCCTGCGGGTGCCGGTGCTGGTCCGCGACGGGGACGAGCTGGCCGCGGTGGCCGCCGCCAGCCCGTACGCGGGCCGGCAGGACGACCACACGCGGGTGCTCGTGGTGTTCCTGTCGGCCGCGCCGGCCGCCGCGCGGGTCCGCGAGCTGGCAGTGCCGCCGGGCGAGACGATGGAGTACGAGGTGATCGGCCGGGAGGCGCACCTGCACTTCCCGGCCGGCGGCTACGGGCGGACGAAGTTCACCGCCGCGTACCTGGAGAAGAAGTTGGGTGTGGTGGCGACGGCCCGCAACTTGCGGTCGGTGCTGGCCCTGCGTGACCTGACCGCCGGCTGA
- a CDS encoding FkbM family methyltransferase: MLARAWGITRSLAVYHGQPAKHRRARQLYGQFLSPGDLAFDIGAHVGGRVRTWRRLGARVVAVEPQPDCLRVLRLGFGRDADVVIEPTAVGARSGSARLELSSATPTVSTMSSSWIESVTADPSFAGVRWDRSIEVPVVTLDDLVARHGVPAFCKVDVEGFEVDVLSGLTHPVRGLSFEYLPPAHDAALEALELVERLGASAGGYRYNYSPVETMRFANDTWLDAAGLVRLLETYRPAGRSGDVYARLAAS; encoded by the coding sequence ATGCTCGCGCGGGCCTGGGGGATCACCCGCTCCCTGGCCGTCTACCACGGTCAGCCGGCCAAGCACCGGCGTGCCCGGCAGCTCTACGGGCAGTTCCTCTCCCCCGGCGACCTCGCCTTCGACATCGGCGCCCACGTCGGCGGCCGGGTCCGCACCTGGCGGCGGCTGGGCGCGCGAGTGGTCGCTGTGGAGCCGCAGCCCGACTGCCTGCGGGTGCTGCGCCTGGGCTTCGGGCGGGACGCCGACGTGGTGATCGAGCCGACGGCGGTCGGGGCGCGGTCCGGGAGTGCGCGCCTGGAGCTCTCATCGGCGACGCCGACGGTGTCCACCATGTCGTCGTCCTGGATCGAGTCGGTCACCGCCGACCCGAGCTTCGCCGGGGTCCGCTGGGACCGGTCGATCGAGGTGCCGGTGGTGACGCTCGACGACCTGGTCGCGCGGCACGGCGTACCGGCGTTCTGCAAGGTCGACGTCGAGGGCTTCGAGGTGGATGTGCTGTCCGGGCTCACCCATCCGGTGCGCGGGCTGTCCTTCGAGTACCTGCCACCGGCGCACGACGCCGCGCTGGAGGCACTGGAGCTGGTGGAACGGCTCGGCGCGTCCGCGGGCGGCTACCGCTACAACTACTCGCCGGTGGAGACCATGCGTTTCGCGAACGACACGTGGCTGGACGCGGCCGGCCTGGTGCGCCTGCTGGAGACGTACCGTCCCGCCGGCCGCTCCGGCGACGTCTACGCCCGGCTGGCGGCCTCCTGA
- a CDS encoding sulfatase, which yields MTDVSRPADGDDAPAGTAPPGDSETSDPGDGATGAWNARRLLGAAVTALAGVLVLVALVAPSEVNRLTFGALLRIPVEGLLAVALLLVLPARPRRVVATLLGALLGLILVLKVTDLGFSMVLDRRFDLIADWTFLGAGAEFLSESYGGTAEVGAIALAVVAALAVPVLVTLSARRLARAAAAHRRVTTRAVTALAAAWVVCAVLGAQIVPGVPVAADTVAADVFDRARQVRAGLNDKETLSTQLAGDPFRDVPGEQMLTALRGKDVLFTFVESYGRVALEDPDLAPEVDAVLDEGTRQLRAAGYASRSAFLTSSTTGGGSWLAHATLMSGIRTDNQLRYTNLVRSDHMTLNGAFKRAGWRTALVMPALNRAWPEAAFFEPDTLYGAKELGYRGPLFSFSSPPDQYTLSAFQRRERGPGRTPVMAEIPLLSSHLPWTPVPPLVDWDDIGDGSVYKGTARADRSAEGTREAYQRAVVYSLRTLISYVQRYGDENLVLVFLGDHQPARAITGDDAGKDVPITVVAKDPAVLDRIAGWGWQDGLNPDPQAPVWPMESFRDRFLRAFGPQSTTHS from the coding sequence GTGACCGACGTGTCCCGGCCGGCCGACGGCGACGACGCCCCGGCCGGCACCGCGCCCCCGGGCGACAGCGAGACGAGCGACCCGGGTGACGGCGCCACCGGCGCATGGAACGCCCGGCGGCTGCTCGGCGCGGCGGTCACCGCGCTGGCCGGGGTGCTCGTGCTGGTGGCCCTGGTCGCGCCGAGCGAGGTCAACCGGCTCACCTTCGGCGCGCTGCTCCGCATCCCTGTGGAAGGGCTGCTCGCCGTCGCCCTGCTGCTGGTCCTGCCGGCACGCCCGCGCCGGGTGGTGGCCACGCTGCTCGGCGCGCTGCTCGGCCTGATCCTGGTGCTCAAGGTCACCGATCTCGGGTTCTCGATGGTGCTCGACCGGCGCTTCGACCTGATCGCCGACTGGACGTTCCTCGGCGCGGGCGCGGAGTTCCTGTCCGAGTCGTACGGCGGGACCGCCGAGGTGGGCGCGATCGCCCTGGCCGTGGTCGCGGCCCTCGCCGTACCGGTGCTGGTGACGCTGTCGGCGCGGCGGCTGGCCCGCGCCGCTGCCGCCCACCGCCGGGTGACCACGCGCGCCGTCACCGCGCTCGCCGCCGCCTGGGTGGTCTGCGCCGTGCTCGGCGCGCAGATCGTGCCCGGCGTCCCGGTCGCCGCAGACACCGTGGCCGCCGACGTCTTCGACCGCGCCCGGCAGGTGCGGGCGGGCCTGAACGACAAGGAGACGCTGAGCACGCAGCTCGCCGGTGACCCGTTCCGGGACGTGCCGGGTGAGCAGATGCTCACCGCGCTGCGCGGCAAGGACGTCCTGTTCACGTTCGTGGAGAGCTACGGCCGTGTCGCGCTGGAGGATCCGGACCTCGCCCCGGAGGTGGACGCCGTCCTCGACGAGGGGACCCGGCAGTTGCGCGCGGCCGGCTACGCCAGCCGCAGCGCGTTCCTCACCTCGTCCACCACCGGCGGTGGAAGCTGGCTCGCGCACGCCACGCTGATGAGCGGCATCCGCACCGACAACCAGTTGCGCTACACCAACCTGGTACGCAGCGACCACATGACCCTCAACGGCGCGTTCAAGCGCGCCGGCTGGCGGACCGCGCTCGTCATGCCGGCGCTCAACCGGGCCTGGCCGGAAGCAGCCTTCTTCGAGCCCGACACGCTGTACGGCGCAAAGGAACTCGGCTACCGGGGACCGCTGTTCAGCTTCTCCTCGCCACCGGACCAGTACACGCTGTCGGCGTTCCAGCGCCGCGAGCGCGGCCCCGGGCGCACCCCCGTGATGGCCGAGATCCCACTGCTCTCCAGTCACCTGCCGTGGACGCCGGTGCCGCCCCTTGTCGACTGGGACGACATCGGCGACGGTTCGGTGTACAAGGGGACGGCGCGCGCCGACCGCTCGGCGGAGGGCACCCGGGAGGCGTACCAGCGGGCTGTCGTGTACTCGCTGCGCACGCTCATCTCCTACGTGCAGCGGTACGGTGACGAGAACCTGGTGCTGGTGTTCCTCGGCGACCACCAGCCCGCCCGCGCGATCACCGGCGACGACGCCGGCAAGGACGTGCCGATCACAGTCGTCGCGAAGGACCCGGCAGTGCTCGACCGCATCGCCGGATGGGGCTGGCAGGACGGGCTCAACCCGGACCCGCAGGCCCCGGTCTGGCCGATGGAGTCGTTCCGGGACCGGTTCCTGCGGGCGTTCGGACCGCAGTCCACCACTCACAGTTAG
- a CDS encoding CDP-alcohol phosphatidyltransferase family protein: MVSAVRTDPFAGAILQVGVLAALAGTVGLSAYGWLAGLLFGVVTVAALGYGLRRSGADRLGPADWVTLTRATLTGGVAALTVDSFRGPIAVPVLVVLAAVALSLDWVDGQVARRTGTTSALGARFDMEVDSFLVLVLCGYVADQVGTWVLVIGAMRYVFVAAGWVLPWMRGSLPPRYWRKVVAATQGIALTVVAAGVLPRPLALAVVFGALALLVESFGRDVGWLWRHRVRPAPRVLPAAPVSPAPAGHGSEWTSGTRIVRQPAEVGGRRR, from the coding sequence ATGGTGTCCGCAGTTCGAACTGATCCATTCGCGGGGGCGATACTCCAGGTCGGCGTACTCGCGGCCCTGGCCGGCACTGTCGGCCTGAGCGCGTACGGCTGGCTGGCCGGTCTGCTCTTCGGGGTGGTGACGGTCGCGGCGCTCGGATACGGGCTGCGCCGCTCCGGCGCGGACCGGCTCGGGCCGGCCGACTGGGTGACGCTCACCCGGGCGACGCTCACCGGCGGGGTGGCCGCGTTGACAGTCGACTCGTTCCGCGGGCCGATCGCGGTGCCGGTGCTGGTCGTGCTGGCCGCCGTGGCGCTCTCCCTGGACTGGGTCGACGGGCAGGTGGCCCGGCGTACCGGCACGACCAGCGCGCTCGGCGCCCGGTTCGACATGGAGGTCGACTCCTTCCTCGTCCTGGTCCTTTGCGGGTACGTCGCCGACCAGGTCGGCACCTGGGTGCTGGTGATCGGCGCAATGCGGTACGTCTTCGTCGCCGCCGGCTGGGTGCTGCCGTGGATGCGCGGCTCGCTGCCGCCGCGCTACTGGCGCAAGGTGGTCGCCGCCACCCAGGGCATCGCGCTGACGGTGGTGGCGGCGGGCGTCCTGCCCCGGCCGCTGGCCCTCGCGGTGGTGTTCGGCGCGCTCGCGCTGCTGGTCGAGTCGTTCGGACGCGACGTCGGCTGGCTGTGGCGGCACCGGGTACGGCCGGCGCCGCGGGTGCTGCCGGCCGCGCCGGTCTCCCCAGCACCGGCGGGCCACGGGTCCGAGTGGACGTCGGGCACGCGGATCGTGCGCCAGCCCGCCGAGGTCGGCGGGCGACGCCGGTGA
- a CDS encoding ArsR/SmtB family transcription factor yields MASVEERLAALEAQVARLVGDRAEAHPETEVTPEDVFWALDGLKRRLPADGAGAVLYTGTVRTGDRNYDWQYGATVDDLLDDDWSAQAGTLTALAHPVRLRLLREILGGRHGTAELADLDGLGTTGQLHHHLRQLAAAGWLRSSARGRYDIPPERVVPLLAILTAARR; encoded by the coding sequence ATGGCAAGCGTGGAGGAGCGGCTCGCGGCCCTGGAGGCACAGGTGGCCCGGCTGGTCGGCGACCGGGCCGAGGCCCACCCGGAGACCGAGGTCACACCGGAGGACGTCTTCTGGGCGCTCGACGGCCTGAAGCGGCGCCTGCCCGCCGACGGCGCCGGCGCGGTGCTCTACACCGGCACGGTCCGCACCGGGGACCGGAACTACGACTGGCAGTACGGCGCCACTGTCGACGACCTGCTCGACGACGACTGGTCGGCGCAGGCCGGCACGCTCACCGCACTGGCCCATCCGGTGCGACTGCGGCTGCTGCGGGAGATCCTCGGCGGCCGGCACGGCACCGCCGAACTGGCCGACCTCGACGGTCTCGGCACCACCGGCCAGCTCCACCACCACCTGCGGCAACTCGCCGCCGCCGGCTGGCTGCGCAGCAGCGCACGCGGGCGCTACGACATCCCGCCCGAGCGGGTGGTGCCGCTGCTGGCCATCCTCACCGCCGCCCGCCGCTGA
- a CDS encoding serine hydrolase domain-containing protein: MRTPTVLTVVAGLVAATAAAGLMPRPPELGRRQTGDADLAATARAAAGDPEGLRGLAVAVVDGGRVRVAGLGDRAPGGPAVEPGTPFEIGSIAKPLTGMLLAHQAVAGVVRPDDRLTAVLPDVTGPAGEVTLAELASHRSGLPRLPLDSPGAMLSTWWATSTAGNAYAGNDVDRIVADARGAEPDDDRGAVSYSNFGAALLGQALAARAGVGYPELVGRDVLRPLGMAATVVATEPGHLPGDRAEGATASGRSADPWLGAGYAPAGVGVWSTAEDLVRLVAAMLAGTAPGADAATPRFDAGDDSRIGYGWFTSRHHDREIVWHNGGTGGFRAYVGYDRAADRGVVVLGNTTRDVDPIGLRLLDVRGAAASESTGLDGWIGAALALTLTFLGGLSLWSTARRGKDRVTVLSDAVWAVVSLGLAHRFGDWSVVPGWLWPLGTALAGVAVVPAVRRWRALPVVAGAPAWRRWTGAALSAAFAGLAVVVILT, translated from the coding sequence ATGCGTACCCCGACCGTCCTCACCGTCGTCGCCGGCCTCGTCGCGGCGACCGCGGCGGCCGGCCTGATGCCCAGGCCCCCGGAGCTGGGCCGGCGGCAGACCGGCGACGCCGACCTGGCCGCGACCGCCCGGGCCGCTGCCGGCGACCCGGAGGGCCTGCGCGGCCTGGCGGTGGCAGTGGTCGACGGTGGCCGGGTGCGCGTGGCCGGCCTCGGCGACCGGGCTCCCGGCGGGCCGGCCGTCGAGCCGGGCACCCCGTTCGAGATCGGCTCGATCGCCAAGCCGCTCACCGGCATGCTCCTGGCCCACCAGGCGGTGGCCGGGGTGGTCCGCCCCGACGACCGGCTGACCGCTGTCCTGCCCGACGTGACCGGCCCGGCCGGCGAGGTCACGCTCGCCGAACTGGCCAGCCACCGGTCCGGGCTGCCCCGGCTGCCGCTCGACTCACCGGGCGCGATGCTCAGCACCTGGTGGGCGACGTCCACCGCGGGGAACGCGTACGCCGGCAACGACGTGGACCGGATCGTCGCCGACGCCCGGGGCGCCGAGCCGGACGACGACCGTGGCGCCGTCTCCTACTCGAACTTCGGCGCCGCGCTGCTCGGCCAGGCGTTGGCCGCGCGGGCCGGCGTCGGCTACCCGGAACTGGTCGGGCGGGACGTGTTGCGGCCGCTCGGGATGGCCGCCACGGTGGTCGCCACCGAACCAGGTCACCTGCCGGGCGACCGGGCCGAGGGCGCCACCGCCTCCGGCCGGTCCGCCGACCCGTGGCTGGGCGCCGGCTATGCCCCAGCCGGCGTCGGCGTCTGGTCGACCGCCGAGGACCTGGTCCGGCTCGTCGCCGCGATGCTCGCCGGAACGGCACCCGGCGCCGACGCCGCCACGCCCCGCTTCGACGCCGGGGACGACAGCCGGATCGGCTACGGCTGGTTCACCAGCCGCCACCACGACCGGGAGATCGTCTGGCACAACGGCGGCACCGGTGGCTTCCGCGCGTACGTCGGCTACGACCGCGCCGCCGACCGGGGCGTGGTGGTGCTCGGCAACACCACCCGGGACGTGGACCCGATCGGCCTGCGGCTGCTCGACGTCCGGGGTGCGGCGGCAAGCGAGTCGACCGGCCTGGACGGCTGGATCGGCGCCGCGCTCGCGCTGACGCTCACCTTCCTCGGCGGGCTGTCCCTGTGGAGCACCGCCCGGCGCGGAAAGGACCGGGTCACAGTGCTCTCCGACGCCGTCTGGGCGGTGGTCTCCCTCGGCCTCGCGCATCGGTTCGGCGACTGGTCGGTGGTGCCGGGCTGGCTCTGGCCGCTCGGCACCGCGCTGGCCGGGGTGGCCGTGGTGCCGGCCGTCCGCCGGTGGCGTGCGTTGCCTGTCGTCGCCGGGGCCCCGGCCTGGCGGCGCTGGACCGGCGCGGCGCTGTCCGCCGCCTTCGCCGGGCTGGCCGTGGTGGTGATCCTCACCTGA
- a CDS encoding YqeB family protein, with protein sequence MTVAARGLGEDVVVDGGRGELVLMWAGFPLLGAGLGTGLTALSGWIAGLPWFPFQGLFELLDGWPDELSYPIGAGVGLLGGLFVALVAVRERLTVTVGHRTVRLHRDGHGRDVARADVAGVFVDGEALVLLDSAGGELAREKSDLDTERLRAAFTRQGWPWTGQDPHRDAYRRWVEGLPDLPPGADALLRARQRALDGGHDAETRELHGELARLGVVVRDERKRQYWRLVPRQPSR encoded by the coding sequence GTGACCGTGGCAGCCCGAGGGCTCGGTGAGGACGTCGTGGTCGACGGCGGGCGCGGCGAACTGGTGCTGATGTGGGCGGGGTTCCCGCTGCTCGGGGCCGGGCTGGGCACCGGGCTGACGGCGCTGTCCGGCTGGATCGCCGGGCTGCCCTGGTTCCCGTTCCAGGGCCTGTTCGAGCTGCTCGACGGGTGGCCGGACGAGCTGTCGTACCCGATCGGGGCCGGGGTGGGCCTGCTCGGCGGCCTGTTCGTGGCGCTGGTGGCGGTCCGCGAGCGCCTGACCGTCACGGTCGGACACCGCACGGTACGGCTGCACCGCGACGGACACGGCCGGGACGTGGCCCGCGCCGACGTGGCCGGGGTGTTCGTCGACGGTGAGGCGCTGGTGCTGCTGGACAGCGCCGGTGGCGAGCTGGCCCGGGAGAAGTCCGACCTGGACACCGAGCGGCTGCGCGCGGCGTTCACCCGGCAGGGCTGGCCGTGGACCGGGCAGGACCCGCACCGGGACGCGTACCGGAGGTGGGTCGAAGGGCTGCCCGACCTGCCGCCGGGCGCGGACGCTCTGCTGCGCGCCCGGCAGCGGGCGCTCGACGGCGGCCACGACGCCGAGACCCGGGAGCTGCACGGGGAGCTGGCCCGGCTCGGCGTCGTGGTCCGCGACGAGCGGAAGCGGCAGTACTGGCGGCTGGTCCCGCGACAGCCGTCCCGGTAG
- a CDS encoding ABC transporter permease, producing the protein MTTTAVPTAPALHEAVAAGPSLARLTAVELRKLADTRAGRWLLIAIGLIAAVIVVVQLFVLDAPDQTFTAFFTPSLLPVGLLLPVLGILSITGEWSQRTALTTFALVPRRERVIVAKLAAVVLAALTSVLVSLAVAAVGTLAARATGGAGAWTFDWQLLPHAAVFQVASVLMGAAFGLLLLNTPLAIVTYLLLPTVWSLLAAMISALRAPARWLDTSYTMEPLLGAEMTGGQWGRLGVSLAAWVLLPLAAGLVRTLRREVS; encoded by the coding sequence ATGACCACCACAGCCGTTCCCACCGCCCCGGCGCTGCACGAAGCGGTCGCCGCCGGCCCCTCGCTCGCCCGGCTGACCGCCGTGGAGCTGCGCAAGCTCGCCGACACCCGGGCCGGGCGATGGCTGCTGATCGCGATCGGGCTGATCGCCGCCGTGATCGTGGTGGTGCAGTTGTTCGTCCTCGACGCGCCGGACCAGACCTTCACCGCCTTCTTCACCCCGTCGCTGCTGCCGGTCGGCCTGCTGCTGCCGGTGCTCGGCATCCTCTCCATCACCGGCGAGTGGTCGCAGCGCACCGCGCTCACCACGTTCGCGCTGGTGCCCCGCCGGGAGCGGGTGATCGTCGCCAAGCTCGCCGCTGTGGTACTCGCCGCGCTCACGTCGGTGCTGGTCAGCCTCGCGGTCGCCGCGGTCGGCACGCTCGCCGCCCGCGCCACCGGCGGGGCGGGGGCCTGGACGTTCGACTGGCAACTGCTGCCGCACGCGGCCGTGTTCCAGGTGGCGAGCGTGCTGATGGGCGCCGCCTTCGGGCTGCTGCTGCTGAACACACCGCTGGCGATCGTCACCTATCTGCTGCTGCCCACGGTGTGGAGCCTGCTCGCCGCGATGATCTCCGCGCTGCGTGCGCCGGCCCGCTGGCTCGACACCTCGTACACGATGGAGCCGCTGCTCGGCGCCGAGATGACCGGCGGGCAGTGGGGCCGGCTCGGCGTCTCGCTGGCCGCCTGGGTGCTCCTGCCGCTGGCCGCCGGTCTGGTCCGCACGCTGCGCCGGGAGGTGTCGTGA
- a CDS encoding ABC transporter ATP-binding protein: protein MIEVDHLTKRYGRHTAVEDVTFRCEPGSVTGFLGPNGAGKSTTMRMICGLTPPTSGAATVAGRPYRHLPNPGREIGVLLDASAQHAGRTGREALTLAARTMGVDRGRVAAALDRVGLNDTAARRRVGAYSLGMRQRLGLALALLGDPRVLILDEPANGLDPEGIFWMRGLLRDFADRGGTVLLSSHLLREVEAVADRLVVIGGGRVVAQGGKDELLAGAGTLVRARDPHALRLTLDRAELPASAGTDGGFVVRAEPGEVGQAAADAGLVLTELRPAGSGGLEQLFLTLTAGASTKEAVR from the coding sequence ATGATCGAAGTCGACCACCTCACCAAGCGGTACGGCCGGCACACCGCCGTCGAGGACGTCACCTTCCGGTGCGAACCGGGCTCAGTGACCGGTTTCCTCGGGCCGAACGGCGCCGGGAAGTCCACCACGATGCGGATGATCTGCGGGCTGACGCCGCCCACCTCGGGTGCCGCTACTGTCGCCGGCCGCCCGTACCGGCACCTGCCCAACCCGGGGCGGGAGATCGGGGTGCTGCTCGACGCGTCGGCGCAGCACGCCGGGCGCACCGGACGGGAGGCGCTCACGCTCGCCGCCCGCACCATGGGCGTGGACCGGGGCCGGGTGGCGGCGGCTCTCGACCGGGTCGGGCTGAACGACACCGCCGCCCGGCGCCGCGTCGGCGCGTACTCCCTGGGCATGCGGCAGCGGCTCGGCCTGGCGCTGGCGCTGCTGGGCGACCCCCGGGTCCTGATCCTGGACGAGCCGGCAAACGGCCTCGACCCGGAGGGGATCTTCTGGATGCGCGGCCTGCTGCGCGACTTCGCCGACCGGGGCGGCACGGTGCTGCTCTCCTCGCACCTGCTGCGCGAGGTGGAGGCGGTGGCCGACCGGCTGGTGGTGATCGGCGGCGGCCGGGTGGTCGCCCAGGGCGGCAAGGACGAGCTGCTCGCGGGCGCCGGCACGCTGGTACGCGCCCGCGACCCGCACGCCCTGCGCCTGACGCTGGACCGGGCCGAGCTGCCCGCGTCCGCCGGCACCGACGGCGGCTTCGTCGTCCGGGCCGAGCCGGGCGAGGTAGGGCAGGCCGCGGCCGACGCCGGACTGGTCCTCACCGAGCTGCGCCCGGCCGGCAGCGGCGGTCTGGAACAGCTGTTCCTCACCCTCACCGCCGGCGCGTCGACCAAGGAGGCAGTCCGATGA